The genomic interval CCATCGACGAGCCCCCGTCCTTTACGAAGTGGCCGGCTCAGGGCTGCTTGCTCCACAGATCGTCAATCGCGCGGATCGCCAGCAGATATCCGTTTGCTCCTGCCCCGCAGATTACCGCCGTGGCCGCGACCGAGATGGTGGAGTGACGATATTCTTCCGAGCGCGCGTGGATGTTGGTGATATGCAATTCCACGACCGGCCGCCTGACGAGCTTGACTGCATCGAGCACGGGAATTCGACCGAACGAAAAGCCGGCCGGATTGATGATCAGTGCGGCATCCTGAAGAAACGCTTCCTGAATCCAGTCAATCAGGTCGCTTTCGCTGTTGGTCTGACGGAATACGCAGTCGAACCTGAGCGCATCGGCGAGTGTCAGGCAGCTCTGTTCGATGTCCGCAAGCGTGGTGGTGCCATAGATGTGTGGCTCCCTGACGCCGAGCATGTTCAGGTTCGAACCATTGAGGATATAAAGTTTGCGAGTCATGGCTTCAATGTGTGGGGGAGCGTTCGAGGGCAGTGCCTTTGGTTTCCCGCGATACCGCAATCATGAGAAACGAGAGCAGATTCAATGAGCCACACACGGCGACGATGGCCCAGGGAGAACCGTGAAAGGCATTCAGCAGCGCGACGGCGACGATGGGCATGGGGCCGCCAGTGAGCAGGTTCGCTCCTGAGTAGGACAGCGCGGAGCCCGTGTAGC from Burkholderia sp. WP9 carries:
- a CDS encoding type II 3-dehydroquinate dehydratase: MTRKLYILNGSNLNMLGVREPHIYGTTTLADIEQSCLTLADALRFDCVFRQTNSESDLIDWIQEAFLQDAALIINPAGFSFGRIPVLDAVKLVRRPVVELHITNIHARSEEYRHSTISVAATAVICGAGANGYLLAIRAIDDLWSKQP